Proteins found in one Dermochelys coriacea isolate rDerCor1 chromosome 17, rDerCor1.pri.v4, whole genome shotgun sequence genomic segment:
- the WSB1 gene encoding LOW QUALITY PROTEIN: WD repeat and SOCS box-containing protein 1 (The sequence of the model RefSeq protein was modified relative to this genomic sequence to represent the inferred CDS: inserted 1 base in 1 codon), which yields MASFPPSVNEKLIARSRHIGELLAPTSPFDKKCGRENWTVAFAPDGSYFAWSQGHRIVKLVPWTKCFNNFLLHGTKNVANSVNARLSRQNSDSGXKNKPCEHIIDCGDIVWSLAFGSSVPEKQSRCVNIEWHRFKFGQDQLLLATGLNNGRIKIWDVYTGKLLLNLMDHTEVVRDLTFAPDGSLILVSASRDKTLRVWDLKDDGNMMKVLRGHQNWVYGCAFSPDSSILCSVGASKAVFLWDMDKYSMIRKLEGHHNDVVACEFSPDGALLATASYDTRVYVWDPHIGVILMEFGHLFPAPTPIFAGGANDRWVRSVSFSYDGLHIASLADDKMVRFWSIDEDYPVQVAPLNNGLCCAFSTDGSVLAAGTHDGSVYFWTTPKHVSSLQHLCRMAVRRVMPTSQVKNLPVPSKVVEFLSYLT from the exons ATGGCCAGCTTTCCCCCGAGTGTCAACGAGAAGCTCATCG caaGATCACGTCATATAGGAGAACTCTTGGCCCCAACATCTCCTTTTGATAAGAAGTGTGGACGTGAAAACTGGACTGTTGCCTTTGCACCTGATGGATCTTACTTTGCATGGTCACAAGGACATCGCATAGTAAAGCTTGTTCCCTGGACTAAATGCTTTAATAACTT CTTGTTGCATGGCACAAAGAATGTTGCAAATTCAGTCAATGCAAGACTGTCAAGACAGAACAGTGATAGTG CAAAAAATAAGCCTTGCGAGCATATAATAGACTGTGGTGATATAGTCTGGAGTCTTGCTTTTGGGTCTTCAGTGCCTGAAAAACAGAGTCGCTGTGTGAATATAGAATGGCATCGGTTCAAATTTGGGCAAGATCAGCTTCTGCTTGCAACTGGCTTGAACAACGGGCGCATCAAAATATGGGATGTATACACAG GAAAACTCCTCCTTAACCTGATGGACCATACTGAAGTGGTCAGAGATTTAACTTTTGCCCCAGATGGCAGCCTGATATTAGTATCTGCATCAAGAGACAAAACGCTGAGAGTGTGGGACCTGAAAGATGATG gaaATATGATGAAGGTATTAAGAGGGCACCAGAATTGGGTGTATGGCTGTGCTTTTTCTCCAGACTCTTCCATTCTGTGTTCCGTTGGAGCCAGTAAAGCA GTTTTTCTTTGGGATATGGATAAGTACTCCATGATTCGTAAACTAGAAGGACATCACAATGATGTTGTAGCTTGTGAGTTTTCCCCTGATGGAGCTTTACTGGCTACTGCATCTTATGATACTCGAGTTTATGTCTGGGATCCCCATATTGGAGTTATTCTAATGGAATTTGG GCATCTGTTTCCTGCTCCGACTCCAATATTTGCTGGGGGAGCGAATGACAGATGGGTGAGATCTGTGTCTTTTAGTTATGATGGACTGCATATTGCAAGCCTTGCTGATGATAA aatGGTGAGGTTCTGGAGTATTGATGAAGATTATCCTGTACAAGTTGCACCTTTGAACAATGGGCTTTGCTGTGCCTTTTCTACTGATGGCAGTGTTCTAGCTGCTGG AACGCATGATGGAAGCGTGTACTTCTGGACAACTCCAAAACATGTGTCCAGTCTTCAACACTTGTGTCGCATGGCGGTTAGAAGAGTGATGCCTACTAGCCAAGTCAAGAACCTGCCTGTCCCTTCAAAAGTGGTGGAGTTTCTTTCCTacctgacttaa